From one [Ruminococcus] lactaris ATCC 29176 genomic stretch:
- a CDS encoding peptidoglycan-binding domain-containing protein produces the protein MSQLRAMQTEAVDRGTLQINVTSSVNAFPVERAEISISYTGVPESTLEKIQTDSSGQTETIELAAPPEEWSLDIEEDRQPYSEYTLSIKAPGFEPVNIAGTEILANVKAIQNIQMKPADVSGEEDQVFVIPAHTLYGDYPPKIAEAEIKPVTETGEIVLSRVVVPEYIVVHDGSPRDSTATNYYVKYKDYIKNVASSEIYATWPENTIRANVLAIMSFTLNRVYTEWYRNKGYDFTITSSTAFDHKWIPERNIFDSISVIVDELFADYLSRPNVRQPILTQYCDGRRVSCPNWLTQWGSKALGDQGLTAIEILRYYYGDDMYINTAQEISGIPSSWPGYTLEQGASGEKVLQMQEQLRVISEAYPAIPKVEADGIYGPATAQAVEKFQSVFGLPVTGTVDYSTWYKISEIYVGVSRIAELV, from the coding sequence ATGAGCCAGTTACGTGCCATGCAGACAGAAGCAGTTGACAGAGGAACGCTTCAGATCAATGTTACTTCCTCGGTGAATGCATTTCCGGTGGAACGGGCGGAAATTTCTATTTCGTATACCGGAGTACCGGAAAGTACGCTGGAAAAGATACAGACAGATTCATCAGGACAGACGGAGACAATCGAACTTGCAGCACCACCGGAGGAGTGGAGTCTGGATATAGAAGAAGACAGACAGCCATATTCGGAATATACGCTGAGTATCAAAGCACCGGGATTTGAACCGGTCAATATTGCAGGAACGGAGATTCTTGCAAATGTAAAGGCAATACAGAACATACAGATGAAACCAGCAGATGTGAGCGGGGAAGAGGATCAAGTATTCGTTATCCCCGCTCATACTTTATATGGAGACTATCCCCCGAAGATCGCAGAGGCAGAGATCAAGCCGGTGACAGAGACGGGGGAGATTGTTTTAAGCCGTGTGGTTGTGCCGGAGTATATTGTGGTACATGATGGTTCACCAAGAGATTCAACCGCAACCAATTATTATGTTAAATATAAAGATTATATCAAGAATGTTGCATCCAGTGAGATTTATGCGACCTGGCCGGAAAATACGATCCGGGCGAATGTACTGGCAATCATGTCGTTTACTCTGAACCGGGTTTATACGGAGTGGTACAGAAATAAAGGGTATGATTTCACGATCACTTCCTCCACTGCCTTTGACCATAAGTGGATTCCTGAGAGAAATATTTTTGATTCGATTTCTGTGATTGTGGATGAACTGTTTGCTGATTATCTTTCAAGACCCAATGTGCGGCAGCCGATCCTGACGCAGTATTGTGATGGGCGGAGAGTGAGCTGCCCGAACTGGTTGACCCAGTGGGGGTCAAAAGCACTGGGGGATCAGGGATTGACAGCGATAGAAATCTTACGTTATTATTACGGTGATGACATGTATATCAATACAGCTCAGGAGATCTCGGGAATACCATCTTCCTGGCCCGGATACACACTGGAGCAGGGGGCCAGTGGAGAAAAGGTGCTGCAGATGCAGGAACAGCTCCGGGTGATATCCGAGGCATATCCGGCAATCCCGAAAGTAGAGGCAGACGGAATCTATGGACCTGCAACAGCACAGGCAGTGGAGAAGTTCCAGTCAGTATTCGGACTTCCGGTGACAGGAACAGTAGATTATTCTACCTGGTATAAGATCTCAGAGATTTATGTAGGGGTGTCAAGGATTGCAGAGTTGGTTTAA
- a CDS encoding carbamoyl phosphate synthase small subunit: protein MKAFLILEDGTVFTGTSIGSTKDMISEIVFNTSMTGYLEVLTDPSYAGQAVVMTYPLIGNYGITPDMESRKAWPDGYIVRELSRMPSNFRCEGTIQDFLKEQDIPGIAGVDTRALTKILREKGTMNGMITTNENYNLDEILPKLKAYTVGDVVSKVTCAEKYVLEGNGKKVALLDLGAKNNIAKSLNRRGCEVTVYPAHTPAEEIISSNPDGIMLSNGPGDPADCTSIIEEIRKLYNTDIPIFAICLGHQLMALATGATTHKLKYGHRGGNHPVKDLQTGRVYISSQNHGYVVDDENVDPKIAVPAFKNVNDGTNEGLAYVGKNIFTVQFHPEACPGPQDSGYLFDRFIEMMGGTK, encoded by the coding sequence ATGAAAGCGTTTCTTATTTTGGAAGACGGTACTGTGTTTACAGGAACAAGCATTGGTTCGACGAAGGATATGATCAGTGAGATCGTATTTAATACCTCGATGACAGGTTATCTGGAGGTGTTGACGGACCCTTCTTATGCAGGACAGGCTGTTGTCATGACCTATCCGCTGATCGGTAACTATGGTATCACACCGGACATGGAGTCTAGGAAGGCATGGCCTGACGGCTATATTGTGAGAGAACTGTCCCGTATGCCGAGCAATTTCAGATGCGAAGGCACAATTCAGGATTTCCTTAAAGAACAGGATATTCCGGGAATTGCAGGGGTGGATACACGTGCTCTGACAAAAATCCTGAGAGAAAAAGGAACTATGAACGGTATGATCACGACGAATGAGAATTATAATCTTGATGAGATCTTACCGAAGTTAAAGGCATATACGGTCGGTGATGTCGTATCAAAGGTGACATGTGCCGAAAAATATGTATTGGAAGGAAATGGAAAGAAAGTTGCACTTCTTGATCTTGGAGCAAAGAATAATATTGCAAAATCTTTGAACAGGCGTGGATGCGAAGTGACGGTTTATCCGGCACATACACCGGCAGAAGAAATTATTTCTTCTAATCCGGACGGCATCATGCTTTCTAATGGACCTGGAGATCCGGCAGACTGCACATCAATTATTGAGGAAATCAGAAAATTATACAATACAGATATCCCGATTTTTGCTATTTGTCTGGGTCATCAGTTAATGGCTCTGGCTACCGGTGCGACAACGCATAAGCTGAAATACGGACACCGTGGAGGAAATCATCCGGTGAAAGATCTTCAGACCGGACGTGTCTATATTTCATCCCAGAACCATGGTTATGTAGTAGATGATGAGAATGTAGATCCAAAGATTGCAGTTCCGGCATTTAAGAATGTAAATGATGGAACGAATGAGGGACTTGCATATGTAGGAAAGAATATCTTTACGGTGCAGTTCCATCCGGAAGCTTGTCCGGGACCGCAGGATTCAGGATACCTGTTCGACAGATTCATTGAGATGATGGGAGGGACGAAATAA
- a CDS encoding transglutaminase domain-containing protein yields the protein MSGQGREEKGLFPKGMILACVILFLLGIGCVGMNLAAGPSEEKNPMGQIADYRKKEEKKKEAEKKKLEEQKKQKKSTDEKKNADPDQDMTEELAQKYYYQKLSAEEQKYYKEILKGLEDMETVIHVSTADDTKLQKVFEYIMYDMPTLFWCDRSWSGSKYLSENRTEISPGYTCTKAERDVRQNQVDEAVGQCLSGIDKDADDYTKIKAVFEYLVNTVDYDKNAADNQNVYSALVGKRSVCAGYARSTQLLLEKLGIQCLYVEGTAGENNEAHAWNIVKCNGKYYQIDTTWGDPIYDQTENPETNAGNNINYDYLCTSDEKMYRNHTIKAVTDYPVCDSDNLNYFKLNNMYYESYDAATLMEKMKESYQKKEDSFTCEFSNPDVYAQAREDIINNLLPQASQGLAQYYGFSRVRYSYSEYTEHYRITVDWQYFEYTGN from the coding sequence ATGAGCGGTCAGGGACGAGAAGAAAAGGGACTGTTTCCCAAAGGAATGATTCTTGCTTGTGTGATCCTTTTTCTGTTGGGGATAGGATGCGTAGGTATGAATCTTGCTGCGGGACCTTCGGAAGAAAAAAATCCGATGGGGCAGATTGCGGATTATAGAAAAAAGGAAGAAAAGAAAAAGGAAGCGGAAAAGAAAAAGCTTGAAGAGCAGAAGAAGCAGAAAAAAAGTACGGATGAAAAGAAAAATGCAGATCCAGATCAGGATATGACCGAAGAGCTGGCACAAAAGTATTATTATCAGAAACTGAGTGCAGAAGAACAGAAGTATTATAAAGAAATACTTAAAGGTCTGGAAGATATGGAGACGGTGATTCATGTAAGTACGGCAGATGATACGAAATTGCAAAAGGTATTTGAATATATTATGTATGATATGCCGACTCTTTTCTGGTGCGATCGGAGCTGGAGTGGAAGTAAGTATCTAAGTGAGAACAGGACAGAAATTTCACCGGGGTATACATGTACCAAAGCGGAAAGAGATGTACGACAAAACCAGGTTGATGAAGCTGTTGGGCAGTGCCTGAGTGGAATAGACAAAGATGCAGATGATTATACCAAAATAAAAGCAGTTTTTGAATATCTTGTCAATACGGTTGATTATGATAAAAATGCTGCGGATAACCAGAATGTATATAGTGCATTGGTGGGAAAGCGTTCTGTCTGTGCAGGTTATGCACGTTCTACGCAGCTTCTTCTTGAAAAGCTTGGAATTCAATGTTTATATGTTGAGGGAACGGCTGGAGAAAATAATGAAGCCCATGCATGGAATATCGTCAAGTGCAATGGAAAGTATTATCAGATAGACACGACATGGGGAGATCCGATTTATGACCAGACAGAAAATCCGGAAACGAATGCGGGAAATAATATTAATTATGATTACTTATGTACTTCAGATGAAAAGATGTACCGCAACCATACGATAAAAGCGGTGACTGATTATCCGGTCTGTGATTCAGACAATCTGAATTATTTTAAACTGAACAATATGTATTATGAAAGTTATGATGCAGCTACATTAATGGAAAAGATGAAAGAAAGTTATCAGAAAAAAGAAGATTCTTTCACCTGTGAATTTTCAAATCCGGATGTATATGCACAGGCGAGAGAGGATATCATCAATAATCTTCTCCCACAGGCATCCCAGGGGCTGGCACAATATTATGGCTTCAGCCGGGTACGGTACAGCTATTCAGAATATACGGAGCATTACAGAATCACAGTCGATTGGCAGTATTTCGAATACACCGGAAACTGA
- a CDS encoding acyl-CoA thioesterase gives MEREIERTVSDSRVETVHMVRPNHMNAAGRLFGGQLMQWLDEVAGLVAKRHIRGNVITASVDNLRFIHGAYQGEMVVIIGKATYVGNSSMEVRVDTYVEHLSDGMRYPINRAYFTMVGLDEKDKPCRIPRLTIKSEEEKAEWEAAEKRREMRMHRRKEGF, from the coding sequence ATGGAACGGGAAATAGAAAGAACCGTATCGGATTCGCGGGTAGAGACAGTCCATATGGTACGCCCGAACCATATGAATGCAGCAGGCAGATTGTTCGGAGGACAACTGATGCAGTGGCTGGACGAAGTTGCGGGACTTGTAGCAAAACGCCATATCAGAGGAAATGTCATTACGGCTTCTGTTGACAACCTCAGATTCATTCATGGTGCATATCAGGGAGAAATGGTTGTCATCATTGGAAAAGCAACCTATGTCGGAAATTCTTCTATGGAAGTGCGGGTGGATACTTATGTGGAGCATCTTTCAGACGGAATGCGTTATCCAATTAATCGAGCTTATTTTACAATGGTAGGACTGGATGAGAAGGATAAACCATGCAGAATACCAAGGCTCACTATCAAGTCAGAAGAAGAAAAAGCAGAATGGGAAGCAGCGGAAAAGAGAAGAGAAATGAGGATGCACAGGCGGAAGGAAGGTTTTTGA
- the carB gene encoding carbamoyl-phosphate synthase large subunit, which yields MPRDNSIKKVLVIGSGPIVIGQAAEFDYAGTQACRSLKEEGIEVVLLNSNPATIMTDKDIADRVYIEPLTVEVVEQLIKKEKPDSVLPTLGGQAGLNLAMELEEAGFLKENGVRLIGTTSETIKKAEDRLEFKATMEKIGEPVAASLVVENVEDGLAFANEIGYPVVLRPAYTLGGSGGGIAHDPHQLVEILENGLRLSRVGQVLVERCIAGWKEIEYEVMRDGNGNCITVCNMENIDPVGVHTGDSIVVAPSQTLGDKEYQMLRTSALNIISELNITGGCNVQYALHPETFEYCVIEVNPRVSRSSALASKATGYPIAKVAAKIALGYNLDEIQNAITKKTYASFEPMLDYVVVKIPRLPFDKFISAKRTLTTQMKATGEVMSICNNFEGALMKAIRSLEQHVDSLMSYDFTGLTDDELLEQLEIVDDMRMWRIAEACRRGVDYDVIHNITKVDKWFIDKFAIITEMETALKTQELTPELLKEAKRIEFPDNVIAELTGKTEQEIHDMRHENGIVAAYKIVDTCAAEFAAETPYYYSVYGSENEVEKTDAKKKVLVLGSGPIRIGQGIEFDFCSVHCTWAFAKEGYETIIVNNNPETVSTDFDIADKLYFEPLTPEDVESIVDIEKPDGAVVQFGGQTAIKLTEALMKMGVPILGTSAENVDKAEDRELFDEILEECQIPRPTGGTVFTAEEAKEVANRLGYPVLVRPSYVLGGQGMQIAINDNDIDEFIGIINRIAQDHPILVDKYLQGKEIEVDAVCDGDDILIPGIMEHIERAGIHSGDSISVYPAQSLTDGAKAKIAEYTRRLAKSLHVIGMINIQFIVCGEEDVYVIEVNPRSSRTVPYISKVTGIPIVPLATQVIIGKKIKELGYTPGLQPEADYVAVKMPVFSFEKIRGADISLGPEMKSTGECLGIAKTFDEALYKAFLGAGIKLPKFKNMIMTVRDEDHADAVEIGRRFEKIGYHIFATSGTARALNEAGVKATPVRKIEQESPNLLDLILGHKIDLVIDIPAQGAEHSKDGFVIRRNAIETGVNVLTAIDTAHALITSLENTDIKKLTLIDIATVQ from the coding sequence ATGCCAAGAGATAATAGTATTAAGAAAGTATTAGTGATTGGTTCGGGTCCGATCGTCATCGGGCAGGCAGCGGAGTTTGACTATGCAGGAACCCAGGCGTGCCGTTCTCTGAAAGAAGAAGGAATCGAAGTTGTTCTGCTGAACTCTAATCCGGCTACGATCATGACGGATAAGGATATTGCAGACAGAGTATATATTGAACCTCTGACAGTAGAAGTGGTTGAGCAGTTGATCAAGAAAGAAAAACCGGACAGCGTACTTCCTACTCTGGGAGGACAGGCAGGACTGAACCTTGCCATGGAGCTTGAGGAGGCTGGATTCCTGAAAGAAAATGGGGTTCGTCTGATCGGAACAACTTCTGAGACGATCAAGAAAGCGGAGGATCGTCTTGAGTTTAAAGCAACGATGGAAAAGATCGGTGAACCGGTTGCCGCTTCACTGGTTGTTGAAAATGTGGAAGATGGTCTTGCATTTGCAAATGAGATCGGATATCCGGTTGTTCTCCGTCCGGCTTATACACTTGGCGGAAGTGGCGGTGGTATTGCCCATGATCCTCATCAGTTGGTAGAGATCCTTGAGAACGGACTTCGTCTTTCCCGTGTAGGTCAGGTCCTTGTAGAACGCTGTATTGCAGGATGGAAAGAGATCGAGTATGAGGTAATGCGTGACGGAAATGGAAACTGCATTACGGTATGTAATATGGAAAATATTGATCCGGTGGGTGTCCATACAGGAGACAGTATCGTAGTAGCTCCATCGCAGACGCTGGGAGATAAAGAGTATCAGATGCTTCGTACCTCCGCACTGAATATCATCAGTGAACTGAATATTACAGGTGGATGTAACGTACAGTATGCTCTTCATCCGGAGACATTTGAATATTGCGTTATCGAGGTAAATCCTCGTGTAAGCCGTTCTTCCGCACTTGCTTCTAAGGCAACAGGATACCCGATCGCCAAAGTTGCGGCAAAGATCGCTCTTGGATATAATCTGGATGAGATCCAGAATGCAATCACAAAGAAGACCTACGCAAGTTTCGAGCCAATGCTTGATTATGTAGTTGTAAAGATTCCGCGTCTTCCATTTGATAAGTTTATCAGTGCAAAGAGAACTCTTACGACTCAGATGAAAGCAACCGGAGAGGTTATGAGTATCTGCAATAACTTTGAAGGAGCTTTGATGAAAGCAATCCGTTCACTGGAGCAACATGTAGACAGTCTGATGTCCTATGATTTCACCGGTCTGACAGATGACGAACTCCTGGAGCAACTGGAGATCGTTGATGATATGCGTATGTGGAGAATTGCGGAGGCCTGCAGAAGAGGTGTGGATTATGATGTGATCCACAACATTACAAAGGTTGACAAGTGGTTCATTGATAAATTTGCGATCATCACAGAGATGGAGACAGCACTGAAGACCCAGGAACTCACACCGGAACTTCTGAAAGAAGCTAAGAGAATTGAGTTCCCTGACAATGTGATCGCTGAACTGACAGGAAAGACAGAGCAAGAGATCCATGATATGCGTCATGAAAATGGTATCGTGGCAGCATATAAGATCGTAGATACCTGTGCGGCGGAGTTCGCGGCAGAGACTCCATACTACTATTCCGTTTATGGTAGTGAGAATGAAGTTGAAAAGACAGATGCGAAGAAGAAAGTTCTTGTCCTTGGATCAGGTCCGATCCGTATCGGACAGGGAATCGAGTTTGACTTCTGTTCTGTACATTGTACATGGGCATTTGCAAAAGAAGGATATGAAACGATCATTGTAAATAATAACCCGGAGACAGTAAGTACAGACTTTGATATTGCTGATAAGCTGTATTTTGAGCCGCTGACACCGGAAGATGTAGAGAGTATCGTTGATATTGAGAAGCCGGATGGAGCAGTTGTCCAGTTCGGTGGACAGACAGCGATCAAGCTGACAGAAGCACTGATGAAGATGGGAGTTCCGATCCTTGGAACATCCGCAGAAAATGTAGATAAAGCAGAAGACCGAGAACTCTTTGATGAGATTCTTGAGGAGTGTCAGATCCCACGTCCGACAGGTGGTACTGTATTTACGGCTGAGGAAGCAAAAGAGGTTGCCAACAGACTTGGATATCCGGTTCTGGTTCGTCCTTCCTATGTACTTGGAGGACAGGGAATGCAGATTGCCATCAATGATAATGATATTGATGAGTTTATCGGCATTATCAACCGGATCGCACAGGATCATCCGATCCTTGTTGATAAATATCTTCAAGGAAAAGAGATCGAGGTCGATGCAGTATGCGACGGAGATGATATCCTGATTCCGGGAATCATGGAGCATATCGAGCGTGCAGGTATCCATTCAGGAGACAGTATTTCGGTATATCCGGCACAGAGCCTGACGGACGGTGCAAAGGCAAAGATCGCAGAATATACAAGAAGACTTGCAAAGTCACTGCATGTAATCGGAATGATCAATATCCAGTTTATTGTATGCGGCGAAGAGGATGTATATGTAATTGAGGTAAATCCGCGTTCCAGCCGTACTGTTCCGTATATCAGTAAGGTAACAGGAATCCCGATTGTACCGCTTGCTACGCAGGTGATCATCGGAAAGAAGATCAAAGAACTTGGTTATACACCGGGACTTCAGCCGGAGGCAGATTATGTAGCAGTCAAGATGCCGGTATTCTCCTTTGAGAAGATCCGCGGTGCAGATATCAGCCTTGGACCTGAGATGAAGTCCACAGGAGAGTGTCTGGGTATTGCAAAGACATTTGATGAAGCTCTTTATAAAGCATTCCTTGGAGCAGGAATCAAACTTCCAAAATTCAAGAATATGATCATGACAGTTCGTGATGAGGATCATGCAGATGCAGTAGAGATCGGAAGAAGATTTGAAAAGATCGGATACCATATCTTCGCTACAAGCGGAACTGCACGTGCCTTAAATGAAGCGGGAGTGAAAGCAACTCCGGTTCGCAAGATTGAGCAGGAGTCACCGAATCTTCTGGATCTGATCCTTGGACATAAGATCGATCTGGTTATCGATATTCCGGCACAGGGAGCAGAACATTCCAAAGATGGATTCGTGATCCGCAGAAATGCGATCGAGACAGGAGTGAATGTCCTGACTGCCATCGATACAGCTCATGCACTGATCACCAGTCTGGAAAATACAGATATTAAGAAGCTGACACTGATCGATATTGCGACAGTACAGTAA
- the rseP gene encoding RIP metalloprotease RseP has product MGIILAILLFSAIIIIHELGHFLLAKANGIRVDEFSLGLGPTLFGKQFGETKFSVKLLPFGGACMMGEDDVEDISEGSFNSKSVWARMSVIVAGPLFNLILAWILCMIMIAWVGYRTPVVGGVIDGYSAQEQGLSEGDVITKIGGRSVHIWNDISLYNLTHSEEKEVEITYKRDGKTHTAVLEPRQKEGDTAPLLGVTGGKMERPGFFGTLKYGAYTVKYWIDYTVDSLRMLVTGRVGMKDLSGPVGIVSAVDGVYQEAAPAGLSVIILNLMNIGILITANLGVMNLLPLPALDGGRLVFLIIEAIRGKRVSPDKEGMVHFAGFALLMVLMVVVMFNDIMKLV; this is encoded by the coding sequence ATGGGGATTATTTTAGCGATATTGCTGTTCAGTGCAATCATAATCATTCACGAGCTGGGACATTTCCTTCTTGCTAAAGCGAATGGAATCCGTGTGGATGAATTTTCACTGGGACTTGGACCAACGCTGTTCGGAAAGCAGTTTGGTGAGACAAAGTTCAGCGTGAAACTGCTTCCTTTTGGCGGAGCGTGCATGATGGGCGAGGATGATGTGGAAGATATATCAGAAGGAAGCTTTAACAGTAAATCTGTCTGGGCAAGAATGTCAGTCATTGTTGCAGGGCCGCTTTTTAATCTGATCCTGGCATGGATCTTATGTATGATTATGATCGCATGGGTTGGATACAGAACACCGGTTGTCGGTGGAGTGATAGATGGATATTCAGCCCAGGAACAGGGACTTTCAGAAGGCGATGTGATCACGAAGATCGGTGGTCGCTCTGTGCATATCTGGAATGATATCAGTTTATATAATCTGACTCATTCAGAAGAAAAAGAAGTTGAGATCACATATAAGAGGGATGGAAAGACGCATACAGCAGTGCTGGAGCCGAGACAGAAAGAAGGAGATACTGCACCGCTTCTGGGAGTGACCGGAGGTAAGATGGAGCGTCCCGGATTTTTCGGAACCCTGAAATATGGTGCTTATACCGTCAAATACTGGATCGATTATACAGTAGACAGTCTTCGGATGCTTGTGACGGGAAGAGTCGGAATGAAAGACCTGTCAGGTCCGGTGGGAATCGTCAGTGCAGTAGACGGCGTTTATCAGGAGGCAGCACCGGCCGGGTTATCAGTGATCATCCTGAATCTGATGAATATCGGGATTCTGATCACGGCAAACCTCGGTGTGATGAATCTTCTGCCGCTACCGGCACTGGATGGAGGAAGACTGGTATTTCTGATCATTGAGGCAATTCGTGGAAAGCGGGTATCACCGGATAAAGAAGGCATGGTGCATTTTGCGGGGTTTGCACTTCTGATGGTTCTGATGGTTGTGGTGATGTTTAATGATATTATGAAGCTGGTGTAA
- a CDS encoding tRNA pseudouridine synthase A: MNNFKMTLQYDGTRYLGWTKNEKSVKTVSYKLEQVLTRLLGQPVTLHAAVRTEPCVHASCQVCSFEADLPFSPEVLKKQMNQYLPMDIKVLSLLPVSGRFRADLGIRAYTYEYNVCTASVYDVFHSRYQAHFFPAPDLALMKQAASCLIGKHDFQSFSPVRKKKGTKKELLYLDFIQNKEQLSFRLTANAFLPSMPQLIVGTLLEIGQGKRSPDCILSIFEGNETPGNFCPSDGLFLTEIQY; the protein is encoded by the coding sequence ATGAATAATTTTAAAATGACTCTTCAATATGACGGAACCCGTTACCTCGGATGGACAAAAAATGAAAAATCAGTAAAAACTGTCAGTTATAAACTGGAGCAGGTTCTTACGCGACTGCTCGGACAGCCTGTAACACTTCATGCGGCCGTCAGAACCGAACCGTGTGTACACGCTTCCTGTCAGGTCTGTTCTTTTGAAGCAGATTTACCATTTTCACCGGAAGTACTGAAAAAGCAGATGAACCAGTATCTTCCCATGGATATCAAAGTACTTTCTCTTTTACCGGTTTCCGGACGTTTCCGTGCGGATCTCGGAATCCGTGCTTATACTTACGAATACAATGTCTGCACGGCTTCGGTTTATGATGTATTCCATTCCAGATATCAGGCTCATTTTTTTCCTGCTCCTGACCTTGCTTTGATGAAGCAGGCTGCTTCCTGTCTGATCGGGAAGCATGATTTTCAATCTTTTTCCCCTGTACGGAAAAAGAAAGGGACAAAAAAAGAACTGCTTTATCTTGATTTTATACAGAATAAAGAACAGCTTTCCTTCCGCCTTACGGCAAATGCGTTTCTTCCTTCCATGCCACAGCTCATTGTCGGCACATTACTGGAAATCGGTCAGGGAAAGCGTTCCCCTGACTGTATTCTTTCTATTTTTGAAGGAAATGAAACTCCCGGAAATTTCTGTCCGTCTGATGGATTATTTCTGACAGAAATCCAATATTGA
- a CDS encoding tRNA 2-thiocytidine biosynthesis TtcA family protein, with translation MKQQKLLSLIRQAIEEYHMLEDGDRVAVGVSGGKDSLTLLYAMRQLQRFYPKNFELSAITCNVGFEGMDFTGVSDFCDSLKIPYEQVDTKIAEIVFQENPEIRPCSLCAKLRKGAMYKQLAELGINKIAYAHNKDDFIETALMSLIYEGRFYAFPPMTVLPEAGVTVIRPMMYVPEKGVANFVVEQGIQIVKNACPVDGSTKREYARQLMEQINRETPGAKDRMMHAIVNGRFSDWPG, from the coding sequence GTGAAGCAACAAAAATTATTAAGTCTGATTCGTCAGGCCATTGAGGAGTATCATATGCTGGAAGACGGAGACAGAGTTGCTGTGGGAGTCTCAGGAGGAAAGGATTCTCTGACATTACTTTATGCGATGAGGCAGTTGCAGAGATTTTATCCGAAAAACTTTGAATTATCTGCGATTACATGCAATGTGGGATTTGAGGGAATGGATTTTACCGGTGTTTCAGATTTCTGCGACAGTCTGAAAATCCCATATGAGCAGGTGGACACAAAGATTGCCGAGATTGTCTTTCAGGAAAATCCGGAGATAAGACCCTGCTCTCTGTGTGCGAAGCTGAGAAAAGGTGCCATGTATAAACAGTTAGCTGAGCTTGGAATCAATAAAATAGCCTATGCACATAACAAAGATGATTTCATAGAGACCGCTCTCATGTCTCTGATCTATGAGGGAAGATTTTATGCATTTCCACCGATGACGGTTCTGCCTGAAGCCGGAGTAACGGTGATTCGTCCGATGATGTATGTTCCGGAAAAAGGAGTTGCCAATTTTGTAGTGGAACAGGGAATCCAGATTGTGAAAAATGCATGCCCGGTAGACGGATCGACAAAAAGAGAATATGCCAGGCAGCTTATGGAGCAGATTAACAGGGAGACACCTGGGGCAAAGGACAGGATGATGCATGCGATTGTGAATGGAAGATTTTCGGATTGGCCGGGATAA